Genomic segment of Cytobacillus suaedae:
TTGCAAAAGCATTACGGGAAAATCTAACAAAAAAAGGCGTTTCGGTACGCCCAATTAGGTGATAATGATGCAAATACCTTTATTTCAGGTTATAAAAAAAGGGCTATTAACCACCTTTCAGGATAAAGGTCGCTATGGATATCAACAATTCGGTGTGGTAACAGGGGGAGCAATGGATGTAGATTCCTTACGGATAGCTAATCTACTGGTCGGAAATCCGGTAGATGAAGCTTGTCTAGAAATTTCAATGCTAGGTCCAACACTTCAAGTCCTAGCAGATGAAGTCGTTATCTCGATTTGTGGTGCAAATTTAAGTCCCACAATTAATAATCACCCTCTGCCTCTATGGCAATCTGTAAAAGTCTACAAAAACGATATAATTAAATTCGGAAAACCTATTAACGGAATTAGATCTTATCTTGCTGTTTCTGGTGGTTTTTTTGTAGAAGAGGTGTTGGGAAGTAAATCCTATTACCAAAAAGCCAACCTTGGTACAAGTATCGAGGAAGGTAATCCTTTAATGGGGTTTTCTTCTGCTGAAAAGAAAAGAATGAGAGGCCTAGTACATTCCATCCAGCCACACTATGAGAAAGACATCACTGTTCGAGTGATTATGGGACCACATGATAATGAGTTTTCCACTGAAAGTATAGAGAACTTTTTTAAGGAACCCTACAAAGTTTTGCAAGCAGACAGGATGGGTTACCGTTTAAGTAGCAATTCACCGCTAAAACATAAGAATAAGGCAGATATTGCATCAGACGCTATTCCCCTTGGTGGCATTCAAGTACCTAGTAATGGTCAGCCAATTATTTTAATGGCTGACCGACAAACTACAGGAGGGTATACTCGTATTGGAACAGTCATATCTGCAGACATTCCTAAGATTGCTCAGGTGCCCCCAGGTGGAACGATTTCTTTTAAAAAATGTTCCATTGAAGAAGCTCATATTGTATATCAAGAAAGAGAAACGTTTATAAGCTTATTGCAAAAGCTAAGGAGGGATTGAAACAGAGTTTCCGTCCCTCCTCTTTTATCGGTTTGTAAAATATACGTTTAAGGCGTCTCTTGCTTTGGTTTGATCCTCTGGGCTTGCTTCGATTAAATAATGGTCGCCATCCAATGAGGATGTAAAGGATGTGATTCCTTGTGATTTTAAAAAGCGATCAATATCTGTTAAATGTTCACCTTGATTTAATAACGTTTTATGGCCTACAAATTGTTGATTAATGAAGACTTCGTATCTATCTTCATTTAGCTTTGCATCCGCTCCTGATTCAACTTCATCAAATGCAAAGACATCATTATACCCACCATTGCCAGTAGTAATTGGCATGAAACCACCTCCATACCCTATTTTTCATCAATAGAGGTCAATGTATGAATGGTAGTTTTTTTCTTAGACCATTATATCACTCTGAATCTAGACCGTTCCTTTGCGCTGCAGGCACTTGCTTTCCGCGGGGAGGGATGCGAGCCTCCTCGGCGCTATGCGCCTGTGGGGTCTCGCACTTCCCTCACTTCCCGCAGGAGTCAAGTGCCTTTCGCTCCAATCCACTCAACTTACATATAGAGCTTGGTCATTGAACAATTTTCAAAAATCAAATAGCGAATCACCGTTGCCATCGTCTTCTTTTAGTTTAGTGGTTTGGGTAGTTGGGACTGGTTGTTGAATGAATGGTGTTGTTGACATGGTCTGTTCACTCTTGCTTCTTTCTTCAACAACGAGATCACATAATGTTTGTATGATAACTAAGTGTTCTCTTACTTTTCCTTCGTTATTGGTTTGTTTGGCTTGGTCAAGTTCGGCTTGCATTTTTTCTAGGATTTTATGTAAAGGAATTTGCATGGTTCAATTTTTCCTTTCTTATTTTTTTAGGCGTTTGTCTTCGTATTTTAAACAGTGGTCTCCAGAGGATTGATGAACAGTTACTGAGGGCATTGTAGATGTTTTAAAATTGAATGCCCTGCAGCCCTTAGGAAATTTTGGGTCCCATGTTGTATAGAAATGTTTGCAATGAAAACAATTAATACGTTTGTTCAAAAAAATCACAACCTTACCTACAGTTCTCTTATATTGTATCTGATTTTAATTCGTTTTACAGTGAAAAGAACCGACTTGTCTCATTTTTAGGAGTAGTATTTTTAAAAAACAAGGAGAAACTACTCTCAAAAAGGGGTGAATATCATATGAATCAGATTATTAATGATATTAAGGAACATTCATTTAGACTTCAAACAGATGATGATTTACAAAGGATTGTTGATGCCATTGGTGATCGAAAGGTCGTGTTACTAGGTGAAGCCTCTCATGGGACTTCAGAATATTATACATACCGTGCCGAAATCACAAAGCGATTAATTCAGCAAAAAGGATTTTCAATAATAGCTGTTGAAGGGGATTGGCCTTCTTGTTTTGAAGTCAATCGGTATATTAAAGGGTATAACAACAACTATCAAAATGCTAAAGAGGCATTGGGACAATTTAATCGTTGGCCAACATGGATGTGGGCAAATGAAGAAGTCCTTCAATTAACAGAATGGCTGAAACAACACAATGATGCACAAGGTAAACAGGTTGGCTTTTATGGAATTGACGTATATAGCTTGTGGGAGTCCATGGAGGAAATCATACGCTATTTGGAGAAAATTAATTCTCCTGATGTTGAGACTGCAAAGAATGCCTTCGCCTGCTTTGAACCTCATAATCGAAAACCTGAAAATTATGGGGTTGCTGCTTCTTTTTTATCAGAGGATTGTGTTAATGAGGTAATTGAGCTGCTCCAGAAAGTGCGTACAAATTTCACCCAACACCATCCAGAAGAGGGTACTTTAAACCTTCAAGTAAATGCGCTTGTTGCTGCAAACGCTGAACAATATTACCGAGCTATGGTTCAAGATGATACTGCCTCTTGGAACGTACGCGACTACCATATGGCAGATACGGTGGACGAACTTCTTCATTACCATGGAGACGATGAAAAGGTTATTATTTGGGAACACAATACCCACATTGGTGATGCACGGGCAACCGACATGAAGGGCGAAGGACTAGTGAATGTTGGACAAATCATGCGTGAAAGGTTTGGACAAGAACAAGTATATGCCATTGGGTTTGGAACACATCGAGGTTCAGTGGTCGCTGCAAAAAGATGGGGAGATCCGTTGGAGGTCATGAATGTACCAGTTGCTGAAAGAAATAGCTGGGAAGATTTAATGCACGAGGCCGGTGCATATAATAAGGCTATTCTTTTTACAGAAAAGAATAAACACCTTTTTACCAAGCCAGTAGGTCACAGAGCAATCGGCGTTGTTTATCATCCTGAATATGAGCATTTAGGAAACTATGTGCCTTCAGTGATGTCTGACCGTTACGATGCCTTTATTCATATAGATGAGACAAAGGCATTAGTACCACTAAAAGTGAGCGTAGAAATGACTTAATGAAAGGGTACCTTCAATTTGCGAGGTACCCAATTTTAGTTTTTCTACTCGGTTTCCTTAATTACCAAAAGCTTTATTAATTTCCGATCACGTTCTTTAGCAGCAAGGGTTACTTCTTCTCGGTCATATTGATAAAATCCTTCTCCGCTCTTTGCCCCTAATTTATTGGACTGTACCTTTTCACTAATTGAACTAGGAGCCGTTGTACGCGTATCTAATTCTGGAAAAAGGTTACCCGTCACTTTTTCCCAAATGTCTAACCCTCCAAAATCTGCGATTTGAATAGGTCCATCAAAAGCCCAACGCATACCTGGTCCATCGGCAATTACACTATCAATTGAACGTGCATCTGCAATCCCTTGTTCTAGTAAATATA
This window contains:
- a CDS encoding biotin-dependent carboxyltransferase family protein produces the protein MQIPLFQVIKKGLLTTFQDKGRYGYQQFGVVTGGAMDVDSLRIANLLVGNPVDEACLEISMLGPTLQVLADEVVISICGANLSPTINNHPLPLWQSVKVYKNDIIKFGKPINGIRSYLAVSGGFFVEEVLGSKSYYQKANLGTSIEEGNPLMGFSSAEKKRMRGLVHSIQPHYEKDITVRVIMGPHDNEFSTESIENFFKEPYKVLQADRMGYRLSSNSPLKHKNKADIASDAIPLGGIQVPSNGQPIILMADRQTTGGYTRIGTVISADIPKIAQVPPGGTISFKKCSIEEAHIVYQERETFISLLQKLRRD
- a CDS encoding erythromycin esterase family protein, which translates into the protein MNQIINDIKEHSFRLQTDDDLQRIVDAIGDRKVVLLGEASHGTSEYYTYRAEITKRLIQQKGFSIIAVEGDWPSCFEVNRYIKGYNNNYQNAKEALGQFNRWPTWMWANEEVLQLTEWLKQHNDAQGKQVGFYGIDVYSLWESMEEIIRYLEKINSPDVETAKNAFACFEPHNRKPENYGVAASFLSEDCVNEVIELLQKVRTNFTQHHPEEGTLNLQVNALVAANAEQYYRAMVQDDTASWNVRDYHMADTVDELLHYHGDDEKVIIWEHNTHIGDARATDMKGEGLVNVGQIMRERFGQEQVYAIGFGTHRGSVVAAKRWGDPLEVMNVPVAERNSWEDLMHEAGAYNKAILFTEKNKHLFTKPVGHRAIGVVYHPEYEHLGNYVPSVMSDRYDAFIHIDETKALVPLKVSVEMT
- a CDS encoding YwdI family protein: MQIPLHKILEKMQAELDQAKQTNNEGKVREHLVIIQTLCDLVVEERSKSEQTMSTTPFIQQPVPTTQTTKLKEDDGNGDSLFDF